The following proteins come from a genomic window of Corallococcus sp. NCRR:
- a CDS encoding protein kinase domain-containing protein yields MDTGRPLGGRYALERRIGGGGMGAIWRAVDLQLQRHVALKLIASDVVARTPEAHRHFEQEAQAVARLRHPHVVQVHDSGVDGGVPYIVMELLEGEDLETRLTQQGRLSPARVAALVTPVARALAAAHAAGLVHRDLKPANLFLAHVDGEEVVKVLDFGLARSLNPSGAPAQAEGLTGTLRYMSPEQLRADPDLDARADLWSLAVVLYRALTGQFPYGPESVGALLRGAFHPPAVPVSQLVAELGAAGDAFFQRALHPTLAQRFTSARELAAAFVALVEAGRAGQAATVLVVDDEPDVELLMRQRFRRHVRDGVYRFVFARDGEEALEALRQHPDTHAVLCDLNMPRMDGLTFLSRVGEVDPLVKVVMVSAYGDLPNLRTAMNRGAFDFLVKPVDLDDLESTLAKTVRHVAELRRAVRSTEENALLRMFVHGGIVDRVLPLVRGPGGLAGEQVDATVAFLDVADFTAVTRKHPPESALRRLNANFEVILPELESRGGVVDKFLGDAVMAVFQGEGHVSRALDACLAVKQRLQGLAWSGGDASPYAHGVCMGVDTGPVLSGNVGAAGRGRLDHTVLGDVVNTAARLATVAARDQVLVSETLAARLQDAFDCRLAGDRHLPGPGGQPLAVREVVARHGSQSASSTDRTSEQVVPAVLEAPSAPPRPGAFTAKGPT; encoded by the coding sequence ATGGACACCGGGCGCCCGCTGGGCGGCAGGTACGCGCTGGAGCGCAGGATTGGCGGCGGTGGCATGGGCGCCATCTGGCGCGCGGTCGACCTGCAGCTCCAGCGGCACGTGGCCCTCAAGCTCATCGCCTCCGACGTCGTGGCGCGCACGCCGGAGGCGCACCGCCACTTCGAGCAGGAGGCCCAGGCCGTGGCCCGGCTGCGCCACCCGCACGTGGTGCAGGTGCATGACTCCGGCGTGGACGGCGGCGTGCCGTACATCGTCATGGAGCTCTTGGAGGGCGAGGACCTGGAGACGCGCCTCACCCAGCAGGGGCGCCTGTCCCCGGCCCGCGTGGCCGCGCTCGTCACGCCGGTGGCCCGGGCGCTGGCGGCGGCGCACGCGGCGGGGCTCGTCCACCGCGACCTGAAGCCCGCCAACCTCTTCCTCGCCCACGTGGACGGGGAGGAGGTGGTGAAGGTGCTCGACTTCGGGCTCGCGCGCTCGCTCAACCCCAGCGGCGCCCCCGCGCAGGCGGAGGGGCTCACCGGCACGCTGCGCTACATGAGCCCGGAGCAGCTGCGCGCGGATCCGGACCTGGACGCGAGGGCGGACCTCTGGTCGCTCGCGGTGGTGCTCTACCGCGCCCTCACCGGCCAGTTCCCCTACGGGCCTGAGTCCGTGGGCGCGCTCCTGCGCGGCGCCTTCCACCCGCCCGCGGTGCCCGTCTCGCAGCTGGTGGCGGAGCTGGGCGCGGCCGGTGACGCCTTCTTCCAGCGCGCCCTGCACCCCACGCTCGCGCAGCGCTTCACCTCCGCGCGCGAGCTGGCCGCCGCCTTCGTCGCGCTGGTGGAGGCGGGCCGCGCTGGACAGGCCGCCACGGTGCTGGTGGTGGACGACGAGCCGGACGTGGAGCTGCTCATGCGCCAGCGCTTCCGCCGGCACGTGCGCGACGGCGTCTACCGCTTCGTCTTCGCGCGCGATGGCGAAGAGGCGCTGGAGGCCCTGCGCCAGCACCCGGACACGCACGCGGTGCTGTGCGACCTGAACATGCCGCGCATGGACGGGCTCACCTTCCTGTCGCGCGTGGGGGAGGTGGATCCGCTGGTGAAGGTCGTCATGGTCTCCGCGTACGGCGACCTGCCCAACCTGCGCACGGCGATGAACCGGGGCGCGTTCGACTTCCTGGTGAAGCCGGTGGACCTGGACGACCTGGAGTCCACGCTGGCCAAGACGGTGCGGCATGTGGCGGAGCTGCGCCGCGCGGTGCGCTCCACGGAGGAGAACGCGCTCTTGCGCATGTTCGTGCACGGCGGCATCGTGGACCGGGTGCTGCCGCTGGTGCGAGGCCCGGGCGGGCTCGCGGGCGAGCAGGTGGACGCCACGGTGGCCTTCCTGGACGTCGCGGACTTCACCGCCGTCACCCGCAAGCACCCGCCGGAGTCCGCGCTGCGCCGGCTCAACGCCAACTTCGAGGTCATCCTCCCGGAGCTGGAGTCGCGCGGCGGCGTGGTGGACAAGTTCCTGGGCGACGCGGTGATGGCCGTCTTCCAGGGCGAGGGCCACGTGTCGCGCGCGCTGGACGCGTGCCTCGCGGTGAAGCAGCGGCTCCAGGGCCTGGCGTGGAGCGGCGGTGACGCGTCTCCGTACGCCCACGGCGTGTGCATGGGCGTGGACACCGGGCCGGTGCTGTCCGGCAACGTGGGCGCGGCCGGACGCGGGCGCCTGGACCACACGGTGCTGGGGGACGTGGTGAACACGGCGGCCCGGCTCGCCACCGTGGCCGCGCGCGACCAGGTGCTGGTGAGCGAGACGCTGGCCGCACGGCTCCAGGACGCCTTCGACTGCCGGCTCGCCGGGGACCGCCACCTGCCTGGGCCCGGAGGCCAGCCGCTCGCGGTGCGCGAGGTGGTGGCCCGCCATGGCAGCCAGTCCGCGTCATCCACGGACCGCACCTCCGAACAGGTGGTCCCCGCCGTCCTGGAAGCGCCCTCGGCCCCGCCCCGGCCCGGCGCCTTCACGGCCAAGGGGCCCACCTGA
- a CDS encoding NAD-dependent protein deacetylase: MTLLTDSPVAALPPEAGVDALAKLLRGRRVVVLTGAGISTESGIPDYRGPETRHKVRNPIQHREFLHRPEVRQRYWARSLLGWPRFTTARPNDAHFALAALEKAGVVPGLITQNVDGLHPAAGSERVLELHGALSRVRCLACGAQEPRASLQARMLGLNPDFAHTVVELRPDGDAELSQEAVDGFRVPACTRCGGTLKPDVVFFGDNVAAPLVQDAFALVEEGDALLVVGSSLTVYSGYRFVTRAAERHMPIGILNIGESRGDGLADVRVEAKAGEILPRLAQALTRT, encoded by the coding sequence ATGACGCTCCTCACGGACTCCCCTGTCGCCGCCCTCCCGCCCGAAGCGGGGGTGGACGCCCTGGCCAAGCTGCTGCGCGGACGCCGCGTGGTGGTGCTCACCGGAGCCGGAATCAGCACCGAGTCCGGCATCCCCGACTATCGCGGCCCGGAGACGCGCCACAAGGTGCGCAACCCCATCCAGCACCGCGAGTTCCTGCACCGGCCGGAGGTGCGTCAGCGCTACTGGGCGCGCAGCCTGCTGGGCTGGCCGCGCTTCACCACCGCCCGGCCCAACGACGCGCACTTCGCGCTGGCCGCGCTGGAGAAGGCGGGCGTGGTGCCCGGGCTCATCACCCAGAACGTGGACGGCCTGCACCCCGCGGCGGGCAGTGAGCGCGTGCTGGAACTGCACGGCGCGCTGTCGCGGGTGCGCTGCCTGGCGTGTGGCGCGCAGGAGCCGCGCGCGTCGCTCCAGGCGCGGATGCTGGGCCTCAACCCGGACTTCGCGCACACCGTCGTGGAGCTGCGTCCGGACGGCGACGCGGAGCTGTCACAGGAGGCCGTGGACGGCTTCCGCGTCCCCGCGTGCACGCGCTGTGGCGGGACGCTGAAGCCGGACGTGGTGTTCTTCGGCGACAACGTCGCGGCGCCGCTGGTGCAGGACGCGTTCGCGCTCGTGGAGGAGGGGGACGCGCTGCTCGTGGTGGGCTCGTCGCTGACGGTCTACTCCGGCTACCGCTTCGTCACCCGCGCGGCGGAGCGCCACATGCCCATTGGCATCCTCAACATCGGGGAGAGCCGGGGGGACGGGCTCGCGGATGTGCGCGTGGAGGCGAAGGCGGGGGAAATCCTCCCCCGGCTCGCCCAGGCGCTCACCCGCACCTGA
- a CDS encoding tetratricopeptide repeat protein, whose product MPLACLDESTFMDLLLGTLPPDRAALVDEHLDTCPSCRRMVSEALKVQPPADASGPAAPEEEVLDSQLATLAVDPWRGKKPRLRLPTPPLARGTAVGRYLILEMLGVGGMSVVYAAYDPELDRRVALKLLQVEALGLGAEAGRTQVLREAQAMARVSHPHVVSVFDVGTFGRQVFLAMELVDAHTLRKWEHDGPHPWRQVVELFLAVARGLAAAHAVGVVHGDVKPENILVGQDGRVRVTDFGLSRIMFGAAVPPVMPGTHTHPRAMEGGTPAYMAPEQFPPEERTDARSDQFGFCAALYEGLYGERPFAGATVEELSQAVHAGRVKSVPRHSGVPQWLRKVVVKGLSVKPEDRHASMEALIAALESDPAARRTRRLRVAGASLLMLSAVGVTHVLNRRDATGCEGAARAMDGVWDAPRQQAVEAAFVGTQRRFAHDAFRHVRRGLDAYTAAWVTTRTAACEATRVRHEQSEAVMALRMRCLDARLADVAALTQLFTQADPDLVERAPRAVEGLTPLAGCSDVEALTSRGHSSPDDPAARDRTVALLQALVDARALRAAGRYSQGVARVEPVAQSARAAGDWAGAADALLLLAELKDGAGDYRGAEATVLQAAWTAEAGRNDDAAARAWTLAVRVTGERLDHYAQGQQAAERASAAVERLGGSRELAGALAMNLGRLLSRQGRYPEAHEQLTRALSFLEKRFGPEALEVADVRVELGTVRRSQGRAEEALSLYERALGTVRGALGPEHPDVARIRLEQASVRWQQGDFVQSERLARGALALLERSLGQDHPQVADALNSLALALQYQGKREEALPLYERALNIAEKTEGRDSSTVAIIVNNIGTLLVHMGRLEEATQRFATALEQVEKSLGPDHPTLALVLRGMGQTLSYRNQPDQALPYFQRAAALQTSLPDDVNGGWTGALVDLGRTYMVLGRPREALAPLEKAVAGWERARPRPAERPAARYMLGRALWDAKQNPARAVQLVAEARQEAAALPDEESSVPELRQAMDRWIARLPPAARRDLKAAMATPKPADPARDALVR is encoded by the coding sequence ATGCCCCTCGCCTGTCTGGACGAATCCACGTTCATGGACCTCCTGCTCGGGACGCTGCCTCCCGACAGGGCCGCGCTCGTCGACGAGCACCTGGACACGTGTCCTTCCTGCCGGCGCATGGTGTCCGAGGCGCTGAAGGTGCAACCGCCCGCGGACGCCTCCGGGCCCGCCGCTCCGGAGGAGGAGGTCCTCGACAGCCAGCTGGCGACGCTGGCCGTGGACCCGTGGCGTGGAAAGAAGCCGCGCCTGCGGTTGCCCACGCCGCCGCTCGCGCGCGGCACGGCGGTGGGCCGCTACCTCATCCTGGAGATGCTGGGCGTGGGCGGGATGAGCGTCGTGTACGCCGCCTATGATCCGGAGCTGGACCGCCGCGTCGCGCTCAAGCTCCTCCAGGTGGAGGCGCTGGGGCTGGGCGCGGAGGCCGGACGCACGCAGGTGCTGCGCGAGGCGCAGGCCATGGCCCGCGTCTCCCACCCGCACGTCGTCTCCGTCTTCGACGTGGGCACCTTCGGCCGGCAGGTCTTCCTGGCCATGGAGCTGGTGGACGCGCACACGCTGCGCAAGTGGGAGCACGACGGTCCGCACCCGTGGCGGCAGGTGGTGGAGCTCTTCCTCGCCGTGGCCCGGGGGCTCGCCGCCGCGCACGCGGTGGGCGTCGTGCACGGCGACGTGAAGCCGGAGAACATCCTCGTGGGCCAGGACGGCCGCGTGCGCGTCACCGACTTCGGCCTGTCGCGCATCATGTTCGGCGCCGCCGTCCCGCCGGTGATGCCGGGGACCCACACGCACCCGCGCGCCATGGAGGGCGGCACGCCCGCGTACATGGCCCCGGAGCAGTTCCCGCCGGAGGAGCGCACCGACGCGCGCAGCGACCAGTTCGGCTTCTGCGCCGCGCTCTACGAAGGCCTCTATGGCGAGCGCCCCTTCGCGGGCGCCACGGTGGAGGAGCTGTCCCAGGCGGTGCACGCGGGGCGCGTGAAGAGCGTGCCCCGGCACTCCGGCGTGCCCCAGTGGCTGCGCAAGGTGGTGGTGAAGGGCCTGTCGGTGAAGCCCGAGGACCGCCACGCCTCCATGGAGGCGCTCATCGCCGCGCTGGAGTCGGACCCGGCGGCGCGCCGGACGCGGCGGCTGCGCGTGGCGGGCGCGTCGCTGCTCATGCTGTCCGCGGTGGGCGTCACGCACGTCCTCAACCGCCGCGATGCCACGGGCTGCGAGGGCGCCGCGCGCGCCATGGACGGCGTGTGGGACGCTCCCCGGCAGCAGGCGGTGGAGGCGGCCTTCGTCGGCACCCAGCGCCGCTTCGCGCACGACGCCTTCCGGCACGTGCGCCGGGGGCTGGACGCGTACACCGCCGCGTGGGTGACGACGCGCACGGCGGCCTGTGAAGCCACCCGCGTGCGCCACGAGCAGAGCGAAGCGGTGATGGCGCTGCGCATGCGCTGCCTGGACGCGCGGCTGGCGGACGTGGCCGCGCTCACGCAGTTGTTCACGCAGGCGGACCCGGACCTGGTGGAGCGGGCGCCCCGCGCGGTGGAGGGGCTGACGCCGCTGGCGGGCTGCTCGGACGTGGAGGCGCTGACGTCGCGCGGCCACTCCTCACCTGACGATCCCGCCGCCAGGGACCGCACGGTCGCGCTGCTCCAGGCGCTCGTGGACGCGAGGGCGCTGCGCGCCGCCGGCCGCTATTCGCAGGGCGTGGCGCGCGTGGAGCCGGTGGCCCAGTCCGCGCGCGCCGCGGGGGACTGGGCCGGCGCGGCGGACGCGCTGCTGCTGCTCGCGGAGCTGAAGGACGGGGCCGGGGACTACCGGGGCGCGGAGGCCACGGTGCTCCAGGCCGCGTGGACCGCGGAGGCCGGCCGCAACGACGACGCCGCCGCCCGGGCCTGGACGCTGGCGGTGCGCGTGACGGGCGAACGGCTGGACCATTACGCCCAGGGACAGCAGGCCGCGGAGCGCGCCAGCGCCGCGGTGGAGCGGCTGGGCGGCAGCAGGGAGCTGGCCGGCGCGCTCGCCATGAACCTGGGCCGGCTGTTGTCGCGCCAGGGCCGCTACCCGGAGGCCCACGAGCAGCTCACCCGCGCGCTGTCCTTCCTGGAGAAGCGCTTCGGCCCGGAGGCCCTGGAGGTCGCGGACGTGCGCGTGGAGCTGGGCACCGTGCGCCGCTCCCAGGGGCGCGCGGAGGAGGCCCTGAGCCTGTACGAGCGCGCCCTGGGCACCGTGCGCGGCGCGCTGGGGCCCGAGCACCCGGACGTGGCGCGCATCCGCCTGGAGCAGGCCAGCGTGCGCTGGCAGCAGGGCGACTTCGTGCAGTCGGAGCGGCTGGCCCGGGGCGCGCTGGCGCTGCTGGAGCGCTCGCTGGGGCAGGACCACCCGCAGGTGGCGGACGCGCTCAACAGCCTGGCGCTGGCGCTCCAGTACCAGGGCAAGCGCGAGGAGGCGCTGCCCCTCTATGAACGCGCGCTGAACATCGCGGAGAAGACGGAGGGGCGCGACAGCTCCACGGTGGCCATCATCGTCAACAACATCGGCACGCTGCTGGTGCACATGGGCCGGCTGGAGGAGGCCACCCAGCGCTTCGCCACGGCGCTCGAGCAGGTGGAGAAGAGCCTGGGCCCGGACCACCCCACGCTGGCGCTGGTGCTCCGGGGCATGGGCCAGACGCTCAGCTACCGCAACCAGCCGGACCAGGCCCTGCCGTACTTCCAGCGCGCCGCCGCGCTCCAAACGTCCCTGCCGGATGACGTGAACGGCGGTTGGACGGGGGCGCTGGTGGACCTGGGGCGCACGTACATGGTGCTCGGCCGTCCGCGCGAGGCGCTGGCCCCGCTGGAGAAGGCCGTCGCCGGTTGGGAGCGCGCCCGGCCCCGTCCCGCGGAGCGCCCCGCCGCGCGCTACATGCTGGGCCGCGCGCTGTGGGACGCGAAGCAGAACCCGGCGCGCGCGGTGCAACTCGTCGCCGAGGCCCGCCAGGAGGCCGCCGCGCTGCCCGACGAAGAGTCCTCCGTGCCGGAGCTGCGCCAGGCGATGGACCGATGGATCGCCAGGCTGCCCCCCGCCGCGCGCAGGGACCTCAAGGCCGCCATGGCCACCCCCAAACCCGCGGATCCCGCCCGGGACGCGCTCGTCCGGTAA
- a CDS encoding amidase, whose translation MKSSVPLQESGAAGGARALITLTTTELAAALRERHVSAVEVLDAFLARARAHNPALNAVVTWDEARARKRAEAADAALARGELWGPLHGVPFTVKDAFSTGGLRTTSAHPAFAEYVPAQDATVVARLKAAGAILFGKTNLPPFAADFQTDGPLWGRTNNPHDLGRTPGGSSGGAAAAVAAGLTPFEVGSDIGGSIRQPAHYCGIVGIKPTEHRVSTFGHVPDPPDGPRHVRHMACAGPMARSVADVRLILSLIEGVDPRAPEVPPVAPVGAAKPRALEGLRLAWADTLGPFHADRETRELFQRFIAAARAKGVVVEQAVPPGQDFTDLVEVWGLMEGGEVGAPLPPSMREGYQQQFDPFEGDLLAKGIVQGTCVDMAGYGAALSRRDVHIGLLEDFLSGWDAWLVPVAMTAAPPHTPFGAPVEVDGAPRGYLEALGGFTCLFNATGSPVVVFPLGRTAAGLPVGAQLVGRRWTDGALLDVAEALLPLGGGVRWPPAFTP comes from the coding sequence ATGAAGTCATCGGTCCCGCTTCAGGAGTCCGGAGCCGCCGGGGGGGCTCGCGCGCTCATCACCCTCACGACGACGGAGCTGGCCGCCGCCCTGCGCGAGCGGCACGTCAGCGCGGTGGAGGTGCTGGACGCCTTCCTCGCCCGTGCCCGGGCGCACAACCCCGCGCTCAATGCCGTGGTGACGTGGGACGAGGCTCGGGCCCGGAAGCGGGCAGAGGCGGCGGACGCGGCGCTTGCCCGGGGCGAGCTCTGGGGGCCGCTGCACGGCGTGCCCTTCACGGTGAAGGACGCGTTCAGCACCGGGGGCCTGCGCACGACGTCCGCCCACCCGGCCTTCGCCGAGTACGTGCCCGCTCAGGACGCGACGGTGGTGGCCCGGCTCAAGGCGGCGGGGGCCATCCTCTTCGGCAAGACGAACCTGCCCCCGTTCGCGGCGGACTTCCAGACGGACGGGCCGCTCTGGGGCCGGACGAACAACCCGCATGACCTGGGGCGCACGCCGGGCGGCTCCAGCGGTGGCGCGGCGGCGGCGGTGGCGGCGGGGCTCACCCCGTTCGAGGTGGGCAGCGACATCGGCGGCTCCATCCGGCAGCCGGCGCACTACTGCGGCATCGTGGGCATCAAGCCCACGGAGCACCGCGTCTCCACCTTCGGTCACGTCCCGGATCCACCGGACGGGCCGCGCCACGTGCGTCACATGGCGTGCGCGGGCCCTATGGCGCGCTCGGTGGCGGACGTGCGGCTCATCCTGTCCCTCATCGAGGGCGTGGATCCGCGCGCTCCGGAGGTGCCGCCCGTCGCGCCGGTGGGGGCCGCGAAGCCCCGGGCCCTCGAGGGCTTGCGGCTGGCGTGGGCGGACACGCTGGGGCCCTTCCATGCCGACCGCGAGACGCGGGAGTTGTTCCAACGCTTCATCGCCGCCGCTCGCGCGAAAGGTGTCGTGGTGGAGCAGGCCGTGCCGCCGGGGCAGGACTTCACGGACCTGGTGGAGGTGTGGGGGCTGATGGAGGGCGGCGAGGTGGGCGCGCCCCTGCCTCCGTCCATGCGCGAGGGCTACCAGCAGCAGTTCGATCCCTTCGAAGGCGACCTGCTGGCGAAGGGCATCGTGCAGGGCACGTGCGTGGACATGGCGGGCTACGGCGCGGCGCTCAGCCGGCGGGACGTGCACATCGGCCTGCTGGAGGACTTCCTGTCCGGCTGGGACGCGTGGCTCGTGCCGGTGGCGATGACGGCCGCGCCGCCGCACACGCCGTTCGGGGCGCCGGTGGAGGTGGACGGCGCGCCTCGCGGATACCTGGAGGCCCTTGGCGGGTTCACCTGCCTGTTCAACGCGACGGGGAGCCCCGTGGTGGTGTTCCCCCTGGGGCGCACGGCGGCGGGCCTGCCGGTGGGGGCGCAGCTGGTGGGGCGGCGGTGGACGGACGGGGCGCTGCTCGACGTGGCGGAGGCGCTCCTGCCCCTGGGCGGAGGCGTGCGGTGGCCTCCGGCGTTCACGCCCTGA
- a CDS encoding L,D-transpeptidase family protein translates to MKVLLACGVLLTSLCAHAEDRVAAARKRQTAGLVQTFKAAGLSWPPEELYLRAFKVERELEVWAGRPGQPLVKVRTFPVCAASGDVGPKRAQGDLQVPEGFYTVDLFNPKSAYHLSLRVSYPNALDRKQGAAKPGGDIYIHGDCVSIGCLAIEDGPIEELYVMVSEARASMGRDVPVHLFPRRLDAAGLAALEALSNVTDARKAFWRGLEPGYRYFEESRRPPKVKVDASGAAYVVSPAPQVRAR, encoded by the coding sequence ATGAAGGTCCTGCTCGCCTGCGGTGTCCTGTTGACCTCGCTGTGCGCCCACGCGGAAGACCGGGTCGCGGCGGCCCGCAAGCGCCAGACGGCCGGTCTTGTCCAGACGTTCAAGGCGGCGGGGCTGTCCTGGCCCCCGGAGGAGCTCTACCTGCGGGCCTTCAAGGTCGAGCGGGAGCTGGAGGTCTGGGCGGGCAGGCCCGGCCAGCCGCTGGTGAAGGTGCGCACCTTTCCCGTCTGCGCGGCCTCCGGCGACGTGGGCCCCAAGCGGGCCCAGGGCGACCTGCAGGTCCCGGAGGGCTTCTACACGGTGGACCTCTTCAACCCGAAGAGCGCGTACCACCTGTCCCTGCGGGTGAGCTACCCGAACGCCCTGGACCGCAAGCAGGGCGCCGCGAAGCCCGGGGGCGACATCTATATCCATGGCGACTGCGTGAGCATCGGCTGCCTGGCCATCGAGGACGGACCCATCGAGGAGCTGTACGTGATGGTGTCCGAGGCCCGCGCGAGCATGGGCCGCGACGTGCCGGTGCACCTCTTCCCACGCCGGCTGGACGCGGCGGGGCTCGCGGCGCTGGAGGCCCTCTCCAATGTCACCGACGCGCGCAAGGCCTTCTGGCGCGGCCTGGAGCCGGGCTACCGCTACTTCGAGGAGTCCCGGCGTCCACCGAAGGTGAAGGTGGATGCCTCCGGGGCCGCCTACGTCGTGTCCCCGGCCCCCCAGGTCCGGGCCCGCTGA
- a CDS encoding RIO1 family regulatory kinase/ATPase domain-containing protein, with protein sequence MNDSLETLLADGIIDAVIGQLKTGKEAEVWLVQHAGQVVAAKLYKERHERNFRNNSGYKEGREVRSSRTRRAMEKGSRFGQAAAEEAWKNAEADSLYKLHAQGVRVPTPVMFYEGILLMELVLDAEGQPAPRLVEAPPQTPEEAEALYLDLRAQVIRTLCADLIHGDLSPYNILMSGNGPTVIDFPQTVAAARNSQAEFYFRRDLDNVRQFLAGFSARLAGRSGDTGEIWNAYVRRELTTDFVPSGTFREAPRGQRGAGRQGTRQERFLQQEEARRNEVRPAPAPVVEVEEGLSAEEAELRALEALVLRQGGGERGRPVVTASPRDGRRRGGGFGGKPPPRTGSAPRPGNGGPQQNAGARPPQGGGNNRPNGNNNGRPQQGGPRNGAAAQGAPVAQGDARANGRPQQGGPRRDGRPPRQPSGEARMNGHPMGETAQAPQQNSRPPRTNGQAYGDGQSAQQNGRPPRTNGQAYGDGQSAQQNGRPQRTNGQAYGDGQPAQQNGRPQRTNGQGYSDGQPAQQNGRPQHTNGQAYGDGQPAQQNGRPQRTNGQAYGDGQPAQQNGRPQRTNGQAYGDGQPAQQNGRPPRMNGQSRGGEAGMNGQAYGENGQSAQQNGRPPRMNGQPMGENGQSAQQNDRPPRMNGQSRGGKSRQNGQPYAGEAAVNGQPHGGESGVNGQSQQQDGNGRPPRNEWRANGRPQQNGGPRQDGPGAQARMNSRPPRNNGSFQDGAPQQNGEPRQNGPGPREARGNLPNNGPRMPRQGPERGAGRSSRGSSAPQVSYVGRPPAASSSNPETGSS encoded by the coding sequence ATGAATGACTCCCTCGAGACCCTCCTCGCCGACGGCATCATCGACGCCGTCATCGGCCAGCTGAAGACGGGGAAGGAGGCGGAGGTGTGGCTCGTCCAGCACGCCGGCCAGGTCGTCGCAGCGAAGCTGTACAAGGAGCGCCACGAGCGCAACTTCCGCAACAACTCCGGCTACAAGGAAGGCCGCGAGGTGCGCAGCTCGCGCACGCGCCGCGCCATGGAGAAGGGCAGCCGCTTCGGGCAGGCCGCCGCGGAAGAGGCGTGGAAGAACGCGGAAGCGGACTCGCTCTACAAGCTGCACGCACAGGGTGTGCGCGTGCCCACGCCGGTGATGTTCTACGAGGGCATCCTCCTCATGGAGCTGGTGCTGGACGCGGAAGGCCAGCCCGCGCCCCGGCTCGTGGAGGCCCCGCCCCAGACCCCCGAGGAGGCCGAGGCGCTCTACCTGGACCTGCGGGCCCAGGTGATTCGCACCCTGTGCGCGGACCTCATTCACGGGGACCTGTCGCCCTACAACATCCTGATGAGTGGGAACGGCCCGACCGTCATCGACTTTCCGCAGACGGTGGCGGCGGCGCGCAACAGCCAGGCGGAGTTCTACTTCCGCCGCGACCTGGACAACGTGCGGCAGTTCCTGGCGGGCTTTTCGGCCCGGCTGGCGGGCCGCTCGGGTGACACGGGCGAAATCTGGAACGCGTACGTGCGGCGCGAGCTGACGACGGACTTCGTGCCGTCGGGCACCTTCCGCGAAGCCCCGCGCGGTCAGCGAGGCGCGGGCCGCCAGGGCACCCGGCAGGAGCGGTTCCTCCAGCAGGAGGAGGCCCGGCGCAACGAGGTTCGTCCGGCTCCGGCGCCCGTGGTGGAGGTGGAGGAAGGGCTCAGCGCGGAGGAGGCGGAGCTGCGCGCGCTGGAGGCGCTGGTGCTGCGCCAGGGTGGCGGCGAGCGCGGGCGGCCCGTCGTCACGGCGAGCCCGAGGGATGGGCGCCGCCGCGGTGGTGGGTTTGGTGGCAAGCCGCCGCCGCGCACCGGCAGTGCGCCGAGGCCCGGGAACGGGGGGCCCCAGCAGAACGCGGGAGCGCGTCCGCCGCAGGGTGGCGGCAACAACCGGCCCAACGGCAACAACAATGGGCGTCCGCAGCAGGGAGGTCCACGCAACGGCGCTGCGGCGCAGGGCGCTCCGGTGGCGCAGGGTGATGCCCGCGCGAACGGGCGTCCCCAGCAGGGCGGTCCGCGCCGGGATGGACGTCCGCCGCGCCAGCCCAGCGGCGAGGCGCGCATGAACGGTCATCCGATGGGCGAGACCGCTCAGGCCCCGCAGCAGAACAGCCGGCCGCCACGCACCAACGGACAGGCCTACGGCGACGGTCAGTCGGCACAGCAGAACGGCCGGCCGCCGCGTACGAACGGCCAAGCCTATGGCGACGGTCAGTCGGCACAGCAGAACGGCCGGCCGCAGCGCACCAACGGGCAGGCTTACGGCGACGGTCAGCCTGCACAGCAGAACGGTCGGCCGCAGCGTACGAATGGACAGGGCTACAGCGACGGTCAGCCTGCACAGCAGAACGGCCGGCCGCAGCATACGAATGGACAGGCCTACGGCGACGGTCAGCCTGCACAGCAGAACGGCCGGCCGCAGCGTACGAATGGACAGGCCTACGGTGACGGTCAGCCTGCACAGCAGAACGGCCGGCCGCAGCGTACGAATGGACAGGCCTACGGTGACGGTCAGCCTGCACAGCAGAATGGCCGGCCGCCACGCATGAACGGGCAGTCCCGCGGCGGTGAGGCGGGCATGAACGGTCAGGCCTACGGCGAGAACGGTCAGTCGGCACAGCAGAACGGCCGGCCGCCGCGCATGAACGGTCAGCCGATGGGCGAGAACGGCCAGTCGGCGCAGCAGAACGACCGGCCGCCGCGCATGAACGGCCAGTCTCGTGGCGGTAAGTCGCGCCAGAACGGTCAGCCGTATGCAGGCGAGGCGGCCGTGAATGGCCAGCCGCACGGTGGCGAGTCCGGTGTGAACGGCCAGTCGCAGCAGCAGGACGGCAACGGCCGGCCGCCGCGCAACGAGTGGCGCGCGAATGGGCGTCCGCAGCAGAACGGCGGGCCTCGCCAGGACGGTCCGGGGGCGCAGGCGCGCATGAACAGCCGGCCTCCGCGCAACAACGGCTCCTTCCAGGACGGCGCCCCACAGCAGAACGGCGAGCCGCGCCAGAACGGCCCGGGCCCCCGCGAGGCACGCGGCAACCTGCCCAACAACGGTCCCCGGATGCCCCGTCAGGGCCCGGAGCGCGGCGCGGGACGTTCCTCCCGGGGTTCCTCCGCGCCCCAGGTGAGCTACGTGGGCCGTCCGCCCGCGGCCTCGTCCTCGAATCCCGAGACGGGCTCCTCCTAG